A DNA window from Oncorhynchus tshawytscha isolate Ot180627B linkage group LG13, Otsh_v2.0, whole genome shotgun sequence contains the following coding sequences:
- the LOC112266201 gene encoding extracellular calcium-sensing receptor-like, producing MEPGAMPLLELVLLVLLLLIGEGEPVCRLQGRAELPELAKDGDLVIGGIFTFQTEYDGRVPNFQSLPDPPRCKNMNFREFQFAQTLIFAIEEINRNPAILPNHTLGYDIYNACGYDNILKAGLALASGQETFIDEGNCTKTDMAQAVVGHSASTPTIGLARIIGRFRIPVISHFATCACLSNRKEFPSFFRTIPSDFYQSRALAKLVKHFGWSWVGAISSDNDYGNRGIATFMISAQEEGVCIEYSEAFEQTGPRHELLRIVEIIKQSSSKVIMAFMTHREIKVLASELYRHNITGLQWLGSDAWITDPSLTAIEGHSALVGAIGFTVTRAHIPGLGKHLRDVHPSHFPNSMFLRDFWEIVFDCSLNVTTAPKRKPCNGSESLRGVQNTFTDVSKLTFTNNVYKSVYAVAHALHNLLTCEESQGPFANGSCAQPTRIQPWQLLHYLQSVNFTTEEDERVFFDSNGDSPARYELVNLQSATSGTMEVATVGFYGSSLTGDHQFTMNNVSIVWGGNSETVPVSVCSESCPPGTRKAVQKGKPVCCYDCVPCSGGEISNTTDSAKCMKCPVQYWSNERGDRCVIKEIEFLSYTELMGVILLLFCLIGVCLTIIIATIFFQFRDTPIVRANNSELSFLLLFSLTLCFLCSLTFIGRPSEWSCMLRHTAFGITFVLCISCVLGKTIVVLMAFRATLPASNVMKWFGPPQQRLSVLVFTLIQVLICVLWLTVSPPFPYKNMKTYKEKIILECDVGSAIGFWAVLGYIGLLALLCFVLAFLARKLPDNFNEAKFITFSMLIFCAVWITFIPAYVSSPGKFTVAVEIFAILASSYGMLFCIFLPKCFIILLRPKENTKKHMMGKTNDIRY from the exons ATGGAGCCAGGAGCCATGCCACTGCTGGAGCTTGTCCTGTTGGTGCTGCTGTTGCTGATAGGGGAGGGAGAACCTGTGTGCAGgctgcagggcagggcagagctgCCAGAGCTGGCCAAGGACGGGGACCTTGTCATCGGAGGCATCTTCACCTTCCAGACGGAGTACGACGGCAGGGTACCCAACTTCCAGAGTTTACCAGACCCACCAAGGTGTAAGAA TATGAATTTCAGAGAATTCCAATTTGCACAAACACTTATATTTGCAATTGAAGAAATCAATCGAAATCCGGCAATTCTCCCAAACCATACTCTGGGCTACGATATCTACAATGCGTGTGGATACGACAACATCCTGAAGGCTGGTTTGGCTTTAGCCAGTGGCCAGGAGACATTTATTGATGAAGGGAACTGCACCAAGACAGACATGGCTCAGGCTGTCGTAGGCCACTCTGCCTCGACACCAACAATCGGATTGGCCCGAATCATCGGAAGGTTTCGTATACCAGTA ATCAGCCACTTTGCCACCTGTGCTTGTCTGAGTAACAGAAAGGAGTTCCCCTCCTTCTTCAGAACCATCCCCAGTGACTTCTACCAGAGCAGAGCCCTGGCAAAGCTGGTCAAACACTTTGGCTGGAGCTGGGTGGGGGCTATAAGCAGTGATAATGACTATGGGAATAGAGGCATAGCCACCTTTATGATATCTGCACAGGAGGAGGGAGTGTGTATAGAATACTCTGAGGCATTTGAGCAGACAGGTCCGCGCCATGAGCTTCTCAGGATAGTGGAGATTAttaaacagtccagttcaaaggtCATCATGGCCTTCATGACCCACAGGGAGATCAAGGTTCTGGCGAGTGAGCTCTACAGGCACAATATCACAGGACTACAGTGGCTCGGCAGTGATGCCTGGATCACAGACCCTTCTCTCACTGCCATCGAGGGTCACAGCGCCCTTGTGGGCGCCATAGGCTTCACGGTGACCAGGGCTCACATCCCTGGGCTTGGAAAGCATCTGAGGGATGTCCACCCCTCTCACTTCCCCAACAGCATGTTTCTCAGGGATTTCTGGGAGATTGTGTTTGACTGCTCTCTCAATGTGACTACAGCACCTAAGAGGAAGCCATGCAACGGCTCGGAGAGTTTAAGAGGTGTGCAGAACACATTCACAGATGTGTCCAAGCTGACATTCACTAATAACGTGTATAAGTCTGTGTATGCTGTAGCTCACGCCCTCCACAACCTGTTGACATGTGAGGAGAGCCAGGGCCCCTTCGCTAATGGGAGCTGTGCTCAACCTACACGCATCCAGCCATGGCAG CTGTTGCACTATCTACAGTCTGTCAATTTCACAACGGAAGAGGACGAGAGGGTCTTTTTTGACAGCAATGGAGATTCCCCAGCCAGATATGAACTTGTTAATTTACAAAGTGCCACATCGGGAACCATGGAAGTGGCCACAGTCGGTTTCTATGGCTCGTCTTTGACTGGAGACCACCAGTTCACTATGAACAACGTTAGCATTGTATGGGGAGGAAATAGTGAGACG gtACCTGTGTCAGTGTGCAGTGAGAGCTGTCCCCCAGGCACTCGTAAGGCTGTACAGAAAGGAAAACCTGTATGCTGTTATGACTGTGTCCCATGTTCAGGCGGCGAGATCAGCAACACTACAG ATTCAGCCAAATGCATGAAGTGCCCGGTCCAATACTGGTCCAATGAGAGAGGGGATAGATGTGTCATAAAAGAGATTGAATTCCTGTCCTACACTGAGCTCATGGGGGTCATTTTACTTCTGTTTTGTTTGATTGGCGTTTGTTTAACTATTATTATAGCAACAATTTTCTTCCAATTCCGAGACACCCCCATCGTCAGGGCCAACAACTCTGAGCTGAGCttcctgctgctcttctccttGACTCTGTGTTTTCTGTGTTCTCTTACTTTCATTGGCCGGCCCTCTGAGTGGTCCTGTATGCTTCGTCACACAGCGTTTGGGATCACCTTCGTCCTCTGCATCTCTTGTGTTCTGGGGAAAACAATAGTGGTGTTGATGGCCTTCAGGGCTACACTTCCAGCCAgtaatgtcatgaaatggttTGGTCCTCCACAGCAGAGACTCAGTGTTCTGGTTTTCACTCTCATACAGGTCCTGATCTGTGTTCTTTGGTTAACagtctcccctcctttcccctacAAGAACATGAAGACCTATAAGGAAAAGATCATTCTAGAGTGTGATGTGGGTTCAGCTATTGGTTTCTGGGCTGTGTTGGGGTATATAGGACTCCTAGCTCTCTTGTGCTTTGTGCTGGCTTTTCTGGCTCGAAAGCTGCCTGATAACTTCAATGAGGCCAAATTCATCACCTTCAGCATGCTCATATTCTGTGCAGTCTGGATCACCTTTATCCCAGCTTATGTCAGCTCTCCTGGGAAGTTCACTGTAGCTGTGGAGATCTTTGCTATTCTGGCCTCTAGTTATGGAATGCTATTTTGTATCTTTCTTCCTAAATGTTTCATTATATTGCTGAGACCAAAGGAAAACACCAAAAAACATATGATGGGGAAGACCAATGATATACGTTACTAa
- the LOC112266202 gene encoding extracellular calcium-sensing receptor-like, whose protein sequence is MALSTGVVLRLLVVVIRGMAAPAPICSLLGQPALPLLSAEGDIIIGAVFPLHRNALFKVHSFTSRPEKTPCISINQREFQFAQTLIFALEEINNSSDLLPGLSLGYQVYDSCSYAPLAIHSALALMNSPGPEDSLGDLSSCSRSPAVLGIVGESSSTSTIGISSLVGPFSIPVISHFATCACLSNKKKFPSFFRTIPSDFYQSRALAKLVKHFGWNWVGVVNSNNDYGNNGMATFMEAAWHEGVCVEYQESIHRTDPREKLLEVVKVIRRATARVVVLFMGLGDIVPLMNEMALEGDPGLQWVGSEAWITARMLTENKAYGFLRGAVGFAIRNARLDGLEGFLDKMHPSQAPDNTLLREFWETVFQCSFEGGSSTLCTGTESLSKLKNQYTDMSELRIPNKVYTAVYAIAHALHNLMTDLKNDTDSGKRPVYTPQQVLQYLKEVRFRVKTGEEIWFDDNGDVVACYDLVNWQQEEDGSLQFHVVGLYDSSMPPEQRITFNKGKLVWAGGQAEAPASVCSESCPTGTRKAVQKGKPVCCYDCVPCGEGEISNITDSNGCYRCDLEYWSNEKRDLCVLKPVEFLSYEEMMGIVLVFFSLLGSGVTTLVAVVFSIHKDTPIVRANNSELSFLLLFFLTLCFLCSLTFIGRPSEWSCMLRHTAFGITFVLCISCVLGKTIVVLMAFRATLPASNIMKWFGPPQQRLSVLAFTLIQVLICVLWLTVSPPFPYKNMKTYKEKVILECDVGSAIGFWAVLGYIGLLALLCFVLAFLARKLPDNFNEAKFITFSMLIFCAVWITFIPAYVSSPGKFTVAVEIFAILASSFGLLFCIFAPKCFIILLRPEQNTKKHMMGKTSNDIRY, encoded by the exons ATGGCACTGAGTACAGGAGTGGTTCTCcggctgctggtggtggtgatcAGGGGTATGGCTGCTCCTGCACCAATCTGCTCTCTGCTGGGCCAACCCGCTCTGCCTCTCCTGTCTGCCGAGGGAGACATCATCATTGGGGCAGTGTTCCCTCTACATAGGAATGCCCTCTTCAAGGTCCATTCATTCACCTCCAGACCAGAGAAAACACCCTGTATCAG TATCAACCAACGTGAGTTCCAGTTTGCACAGACCCTGATCTTTGCCCTGGAGGAGATCAACAACAGCAGTGATCTGCTCCCAGGGCTGTCTCTGGGTTACCAGGTCTATGACTCCTGTAGTTATGCCCCCCTGGCTATCCACTCAGCCCTGGCCCTGATGAACAGCCCTGGGCCTGAGGACAGCCTGGGAGACCTTTCCTCCTGTTCCAGATCTCCAGCCGTGTTGGGTATTGTAGGGGAGTCAAGCTCCACATCCACCATCGGAATATCATCCCTGGTCGGACCATTCAGCATCCCTGTG ATCAGCCACTTTGCCACCTGTGCTTGTCtgagtaacaaaaaaaagttcCCCTCCTTCTTCAGAACCATCCCCAGTGACTTCTACCAGAGCAGGGCCCTGGCAAAGCTGGTCAAACACTTTGGATGGAACTGGGTGGGAGTGGTGAACAGCAACAATGACTATGGTAACAACGGCATGGCCACATTCATGGAGGCAGCGTGGCATGAaggggtctgtgtagagtaccaAGAGTCCATCCACCGCACAGACCCCAGAGAGAAGCTCCTGGAAGTCGTCAAGGTCATCCGGAGGGCCACAGCCAGGGTGGTGGTACTGTTCATGGGCTTGGGGGACATCGTTCCCCTGATGAATGAGATGGCCCTGGAGGGAGACCCAGGGCTGCAGTGGGTGGGCAGCGAGGCCTGGATCACAGCCAGAATGCTGACGGAGAACAAGGCCTACGGCTTCCTGAGGGGAGCGGTTGGCTTTGCCATCAGGAATGCCAGGCTGGATGGTCTGGAGGGGTTCCTAGACAAGATGCACCCCTCCCAGGCGCCAGACAACACCCTGCTCAGGGAGTTCTGGGAGACTGTGTTCCAGTGCTCCTTCGAGGGGGGCAGCAGCACGCTGTGCACAGGAACAGAGAGCTTATCAAAGCTGAAGAACCAATACACTGACATGTCAGAGCTGAGAATACCCAATAAAGTATACACAGCTGTATATGCGATTGCACACGCTCTGCACAACCTAATGACAGACTTAAAGAATGACACAGACAGTGGCAAAAGACCAGTCTACACACCACAGCAG GTGCTACAGTACCTGAAGGAGGTGAGGTTTAGAgtaaagacaggagaggagatctGGTTTGATGATAACGGAGATGTGGTGGCGTGCTACGACCTAGTGAACtggcagcaggaggaggatgggagCCTGCAGTTCCATGTTGTGGGGCTGTATGATTCCTCGATGCCCCCTGAACAGCGCATTACCTTCAACAAGGGAAAACTGGTCTGGGCAGGGGGCCAGGCAGAG GCACCTGCATCAGTGTGCAGTGAGAGCTGTCCCACAGGCACTCGTAAGGCTGTGCAGAAAGGAAAGCCTGTATGCTGTTATGACTGTGTACcatgtggggagggagagatcagTAATATCACAG ATTCTAACGGCTGCTATCGATGTGACTTGGAGTATTGGTCCAATGAAAAAAGGGACCTCTGTGTGTTGAAACCAGTTGAATTCCTCTCCTATGAAGAAATGATGGGCATAGTTCTGGTGTTTTTCTCCTTACTGGGGTCCGGTGTTACTACTCTGGTAGCTGTTGTGTTTTCAATTCATAAGGACACCCCCATCGTCAGGGCCAACAACTCTGAGCTGAGCTTCCTGCTGCTCTTCTTCTTGACTCTGTGTTTTCTGTGTTCTCTTACTTTCATTGGCCGGCCCTCTGAGTGGTCCTGTATGCTGCGTCACACAGCGTTTGGGATCACCTTCGTCCTCTGCATCTCTTGTGTTCTGGGGAAAACAATAGTGGTGTTGATGGCCTTCAGGGCTACACTTCCAGCCAGTAATATCATGAAATGGTTTGGTCCTCCACAGCAGAGACTCAGTGTTCTTGCTTTCACTCTCATACAGGTCCTGATCTGTGTACTTTGGTTAACagtctcccctcctttcccttaCAAGAACATGAAGACTTATAAGGAAAAGGTCATTCTAGAGTGTGATGTGGGTTCAGCTATTGGTTTCTGGGCTGTGTTGGGGTATATAGGACTCCTGGCTCTCTTGTGCTTTGTGCTGGCTTTTCTGGCTCGAAAGCTGCCTGATAACTTCAATGAGGCCAAATTCATCACCTTCAGCATGCTCATATTCTGTGCTGTCTGGATCACCTTTATCCCAGCTTATGTCAGCTCTCCTGGGAAGTTCACTGTAGCTGTGGAGATATTTGCTATTCTGGCCTCCAGTTTTGGTTTACTTTTCTGCATTTTTGCTCCTAAATGTTTCATTATATTGCTGAGGCCAGAGCAAAACACCAAGAAACATATGATGGGGAAGACATCCAATGATATACGATATTAA